In a single window of the Sediminicoccus sp. KRV36 genome:
- a CDS encoding serine/threonine-protein kinase translates to MTVEMIGKYEIRGRLGAGAMGTVLDAFDPVIERRAALKIIPKPDAHDAEGEEGLARFKREAQAAGRLNHPNIVAVYDYGEDAERAWIAMELVKGGTLKQMLDRGERLPLAETLRVMEQMLAGLDYSHKRGVVHRDIKPANLMLTAEGQVKIADFGIARIENSSMTQIGTVMGTPAYMAPEQLRGETVDARADIWAAGVLLYQLLTGEKPFEGGYSAVMHKALHTEPTPPSALAVTAPRGFDAVIAKAMAKRPEDRFASASAFAEAIRLAAGPAATDAARGDDDATQMARPPPAARPAPAAEARHAEAGAAARKGPPLALIGGGVALAVAAGAAFLMLGDRAAPPPGNASQATADQQAGASEGRVIPPALRVLSRADFLAAAQAAAAAPACGLIASAASETGLVLEGVLRRGEDAVLRGVLEARAIPAAATTLALQGFEGPYCPALERVRPVLAAPGDAPRITLLGQAPLREGELLRFDVALPEWPTHLYVAYFMQSGEVAHLVPSATHPPGATVRLGDPRAGFPGWEVSEPFGTDLLLVLASEGPLFSATRPLVESQEAYLTALTEALGAARQAGRRVFVRPMVIETAAK, encoded by the coding sequence ATGACTGTCGAGATGATCGGCAAATATGAAATTCGCGGCCGGCTTGGCGCGGGGGCCATGGGCACCGTGCTGGATGCATTCGATCCGGTGATCGAGCGGCGCGCGGCCCTGAAGATCATCCCCAAGCCCGACGCCCATGACGCGGAAGGCGAGGAAGGCCTGGCCCGGTTCAAGCGCGAGGCCCAGGCCGCCGGGCGGCTGAACCATCCCAATATCGTCGCCGTCTATGATTATGGCGAGGATGCCGAGCGCGCCTGGATCGCGATGGAGCTGGTGAAGGGCGGCACGCTGAAGCAGATGCTGGACCGGGGTGAGCGCCTGCCCCTGGCCGAGACCTTGCGCGTGATGGAGCAGATGCTCGCTGGCCTGGACTACAGCCACAAGCGTGGCGTGGTGCATCGGGACATCAAGCCCGCCAATCTCATGCTGACCGCCGAGGGGCAGGTGAAGATCGCCGATTTCGGCATCGCGCGGATCGAGAATTCCTCGATGACGCAGATCGGCACCGTCATGGGCACGCCCGCCTATATGGCGCCCGAGCAATTGCGCGGCGAGACGGTGGATGCGCGCGCGGATATCTGGGCGGCCGGCGTGCTGCTCTATCAATTGCTGACCGGCGAGAAGCCCTTCGAGGGCGGCTATTCCGCCGTGATGCACAAGGCACTGCATACCGAGCCCACACCCCCCTCCGCCCTGGCGGTGACGGCGCCGCGCGGGTTCGATGCCGTGATCGCCAAGGCCATGGCGAAGCGGCCGGAAGATCGCTTCGCCAGCGCCAGCGCCTTCGCGGAGGCGATTCGCCTGGCGGCGGGACCAGCCGCCACGGATGCGGCCCGCGGGGATGACGACGCGACCCAGATGGCCCGCCCACCGCCGGCCGCCCGGCCCGCCCCCGCGGCGGAAGCCCGGCATGCCGAAGCCGGGGCTGCTGCGCGCAAGGGGCCGCCCCTGGCGCTGATCGGCGGCGGGGTGGCGCTCGCGGTGGCGGCCGGGGCGGCATTCCTCATGCTGGGTGACCGCGCCGCGCCGCCCCCGGGCAATGCCTCGCAAGCCACCGCCGACCAGCAGGCCGGGGCGTCCGAGGGGCGGGTGATACCGCCGGCCCTGCGCGTGCTGTCGCGCGCGGATTTCCTGGCCGCCGCGCAGGCCGCGGCCGCGGCACCCGCCTGCGGGCTGATCGCGAGCGCCGCGAGCGAGACGGGCCTGGTGCTGGAGGGGGTTCTGCGCCGCGGCGAGGATGCCGTGCTGCGCGGCGTGCTCGAAGCCCGGGCCATTCCGGCCGCGGCGACAACCCTCGCGCTGCAGGGGTTCGAGGGCCCCTATTGCCCGGCGCTGGAGCGTGTGCGGCCGGTGCTTGCGGCGCCCGGCGATGCGCCGCGCATCACCCTGCTGGGCCAGGCGCCGCTGCGCGAAGGCGAGTTGCTGCGTTTTGACGTGGCGCTGCCGGAATGGCCGACCCACCTCTATGTCGCCTATTTCATGCAGTCGGGCGAAGTGGCGCATCTGGTGCCTTCCGCCACCCACCCCCCTGGCGCGACCGTGCGTCTGGGTGACCCACGCGCCGGATTTCCCGGCTGGGAGGTGAGCGAGCCGTTTGGCACGGACCTCCTGCTGGTCCTGGCGAGCGAAGGGCCGCTGTTCAGCGCCACGCGGCCCCTGGTGGAAAGCCAGGAGGCCTATCTGACCGCCCTGACCGAGGCTTTGGGCGCGGCGCGACAGGCGGGACGGCGGGTGTTTGTGCGGCCGATGGTCATTGAGACGGCGGCGAAGTGA
- a CDS encoding glycosyltransferase family 61 protein has translation MSSTDVPAPPSDLTAAELADLERSVDVVFAAPIWLRREHEKLLRLAKHDCHASVAALLEARFVERNGLPDLGAGLFPSVANVEQIGRKTEVFAARLEQYPEAMILSAEAPAAIALVSGIRRPAPSIDAIALESGEFFHAGWQKLGITYALRDGIPHIVPELSARHHEGIYARGGRRAWTGAAFKGAALKADTLAVICDAFPDPNYCHWLLDWMPRFRVIQAIEPDVSKLSVFLSVPPRKFQIDFLNSLGISPDRILVGQKDGGFSENLVSARRIIGSSLTNRSFRHGLHGGGQWASNFLRQAFSVEARKPSLNIIIKRKKDRNLVFDAITAKILDDSGYQDVYLEDLDINKQVEIFSNSASVIAPHGAGLANIVFCQPGTKILEIFPVGHSTAAYFFAAHASNLAYFCAVGSRPGDQTKPNPYEYDIQVPSEIMENFLSHTP, from the coding sequence ATGAGCTCCACCGACGTTCCAGCCCCTCCGAGCGATCTGACCGCGGCGGAACTGGCCGATCTGGAGCGTTCGGTGGATGTCGTCTTCGCTGCGCCGATCTGGCTGCGGCGCGAGCACGAGAAATTGCTGCGGCTGGCGAAGCACGATTGCCACGCATCCGTCGCCGCGTTGCTTGAGGCCCGATTTGTGGAACGGAACGGCCTGCCGGATCTCGGTGCCGGCCTGTTTCCGTCCGTTGCGAATGTCGAACAGATCGGGCGAAAGACCGAAGTCTTCGCCGCGCGGCTTGAGCAATATCCTGAGGCGATGATCCTCTCGGCGGAGGCTCCGGCTGCCATCGCGCTGGTGTCCGGGATCCGCCGCCCCGCCCCCTCGATCGACGCAATCGCGCTGGAATCGGGGGAGTTTTTCCATGCCGGCTGGCAGAAGCTCGGCATCACCTATGCCTTGCGAGACGGCATCCCGCATATCGTCCCCGAATTGTCAGCCCGCCACCACGAGGGGATCTACGCGCGGGGTGGACGCCGTGCCTGGACCGGAGCCGCCTTTAAGGGGGCCGCCCTGAAGGCGGATACTCTCGCGGTGATTTGCGACGCCTTTCCGGACCCGAATTATTGCCACTGGCTGCTGGATTGGATGCCGCGATTTCGTGTGATCCAGGCCATCGAGCCGGATGTCTCGAAACTATCCGTCTTTTTGTCGGTTCCGCCGCGGAAATTCCAAATTGATTTTTTGAACTCACTGGGAATTTCCCCGGACAGGATCCTGGTCGGGCAGAAAGACGGCGGCTTTTCTGAAAATCTGGTGTCAGCGCGCCGGATCATCGGATCTTCGCTGACCAACAGATCCTTTCGGCATGGCCTGCATGGCGGCGGGCAATGGGCGTCGAACTTCCTGCGCCAAGCTTTCTCCGTCGAAGCGAGGAAGCCTAGCTTGAACATCATCATCAAACGAAAGAAGGATCGCAATCTCGTCTTTGATGCAATCACGGCAAAAATACTGGATGATTCCGGCTATCAAGATGTATATCTTGAGGATTTGGATATCAACAAGCAGGTCGAAATCTTTTCAAATTCAGCCTCTGTCATTGCGCCCCATGGCGCAGGTCTTGCAAATATTGTCTTCTGCCAGCCAGGAACAAAAATTCTGGAGATTTTCCCTGTCGGGCATTCAACCGCCGCTTATTTCTTTGCAGCTCACGCGTCGAATCTCGCATATTTCTGCGCGGTCGGATCGCGCCCAGGCGATCAAACCAAACCCAATCCCTATGAATATGACATCCAGGTTCCATCCGAAATCATGGAGAATTTTCTCTCCCACACGCCTTAG
- a CDS encoding OmpA family protein gives MTRNLLLAGAALLSLAGPAALAQSAADNETRDLIERLRPVEQQTRGIRMPAADAGTVAPPAAGGPVLVPAVPDTAAAPPPGMAAPVADPPAAAASAPPSVAKDTTAPPGAAAVSITVIFATGSQAITPQAGAALTALGRALISPELRPFRFRIEGHTDTVGDAGLNMALSQRRAESVRNYLLKAFPIAPSRLVAVGFGEDQLLVPTGDNTPEPRNRRVQVVNLGG, from the coding sequence ATGACCCGAAACCTTTTGCTCGCGGGGGCAGCGCTGCTCAGCCTCGCCGGGCCGGCGGCGCTGGCGCAATCCGCCGCGGATAACGAAACGCGTGACCTGATCGAGCGCTTGCGGCCGGTCGAGCAACAGACGCGCGGGATCCGCATGCCCGCCGCGGATGCCGGGACGGTCGCGCCCCCCGCTGCGGGTGGTCCCGTTCTGGTGCCGGCGGTGCCGGACACGGCGGCGGCGCCTCCGCCCGGCATGGCTGCGCCCGTGGCTGATCCGCCTGCCGCCGCGGCTTCCGCCCCGCCCAGCGTGGCGAAGGACACCACGGCCCCGCCCGGCGCCGCCGCGGTCTCGATCACGGTGATCTTCGCCACAGGCTCCCAGGCCATCACGCCCCAGGCCGGCGCCGCGCTCACGGCCCTGGGCCGGGCGCTGATTTCGCCCGAATTGCGGCCCTTCCGCTTCCGCATCGAGGGCCATACCGACACGGTGGGGGATGCGGGGCTGAACATGGCCCTCTCCCAGAGGCGGGCCGAATCGGTGCGGAATTATCTGCTTAAGGCCTTCCCCATCGCGCCGTCCCGCCTGGTCGCGGTCGGCTTTGGCGAAGACCAGCTCCTGGTGCCGACGGGCGACAACACGCCCGAGCCGCGCAACCGGCGCGTCCAGGTGGTCAATCTCGGCGGTTAG
- a CDS encoding SDR family oxidoreductase has protein sequence MSFDFTGKRVIVCGGSKGIGRSVALGFAAAGAAVSICARGAEALAATKAELGAKAHAASCDLGDGAAVKAYIAAAIAALGGCDVLVNNASGFGMTDTEEGWAASLNVDVLATFRATAAALPALKAAQGNIVNLSSISGYGPSVRGPAYAAVKALLINYTQSQAASYAPDRVRVNGVAPGSIEFPGGSWEKRRTENPDLFNRTLASIPFGRMGTPEEVANVVLFLASPLAAWVTGHTVVVDGGQLLS, from the coding sequence ATGAGCTTCGACTTTACCGGCAAGCGCGTCATCGTCTGCGGCGGCAGCAAGGGCATTGGCCGCAGCGTGGCCCTGGGCTTCGCCGCCGCCGGCGCCGCCGTCTCCATCTGCGCCCGCGGGGCCGAGGCCCTGGCCGCGACCAAGGCCGAGCTCGGCGCCAAGGCTCACGCCGCGAGCTGCGACCTGGGCGATGGCGCGGCGGTGAAGGCCTATATCGCCGCGGCCATCGCGGCACTCGGCGGCTGCGACGTGCTGGTCAACAACGCGAGCGGCTTCGGCATGACCGACACCGAGGAAGGCTGGGCCGCCAGCCTGAATGTGGATGTGCTGGCCACCTTCCGCGCGACCGCCGCCGCCCTGCCGGCGCTGAAGGCCGCCCAGGGCAACATCGTCAACCTCTCCTCGATCTCCGGCTACGGCCCTTCGGTGCGCGGTCCGGCCTATGCGGCGGTCAAGGCGCTGCTGATCAACTACACGCAGTCCCAGGCGGCCAGCTACGCGCCGGACCGCGTGCGCGTGAATGGCGTGGCGCCCGGCTCCATCGAATTCCCCGGCGGCAGCTGGGAGAAGCGGCGGACCGAAAATCCGGATCTGTTCAACCGCACCCTCGCCTCCATTCCCTTTGGCCGCATGGGCACGCCGGAAGAGGTCGCCAATGTGGTGCTCTTCCTCGCCTCGCCCCTGGCGGCCTGGGTGACGGGGCATACGGTGGTGGTGGATGGCGGCCAGCTGCTGAGCTGA
- a CDS encoding TMEM43 family protein, translating into MSDNSNDPGDGAWGTAGDSFTETTTQSWFSRIGSALTGILVGLVLLPLAGWGLFWNEGRAVQTARSLAEGAGLVQSVAAERPDPANEGRLVHISGAVRAEKPPGDPELNIAAPPGTLRLLRQVEMYQWQEQTSSETRTKLGGGTETVTTYNYRRVWHEGRLDSSRFRQPDGHQNPQPRHSSRAFNAPNVMIGGFRLSDAQVSGLSGGEAFVPPGANADGAIFIGGSADAPRVGDLRITWRAVKPEALSVIAAQLGDGFGPYATRAGDRLFRLDQGRVPAAAMIQAAQDENAMLTWILRLVGVVVIFIGWSLIFNPLKVLADVVPFIGSIVGFGTGLISAILTMIVAPTIIAIAWLFYRPLVGVLILAIGLAIAFGLTRLRRARPAIQGKPA; encoded by the coding sequence ATGTCCGACAATTCCAACGATCCTGGTGATGGCGCCTGGGGCACGGCCGGTGACAGCTTCACCGAGACCACCACGCAATCCTGGTTCTCGCGCATCGGCAGCGCGCTGACCGGCATTCTGGTCGGGTTGGTGCTGCTGCCTCTGGCCGGCTGGGGGCTGTTCTGGAATGAGGGCCGCGCGGTGCAGACCGCGCGCTCCCTCGCCGAAGGTGCCGGCCTCGTGCAGAGCGTGGCGGCCGAGCGCCCGGACCCCGCGAATGAGGGGCGCCTCGTGCATATCTCGGGCGCCGTACGCGCCGAGAAGCCTCCTGGCGATCCGGAGCTGAACATCGCCGCCCCGCCCGGCACGCTGCGCCTGCTGCGCCAGGTGGAGATGTATCAATGGCAGGAGCAGACGAGCAGCGAGACGCGCACCAAGCTCGGCGGCGGTACCGAGACCGTGACCACCTATAATTACCGCCGGGTCTGGCATGAGGGGCGACTGGATTCGAGCCGCTTCCGCCAGCCCGACGGCCACCAGAATCCACAGCCGCGCCACAGCTCCCGCGCCTTCAACGCGCCGAATGTGATGATCGGCGGGTTTCGCCTCAGCGATGCGCAGGTCAGCGGGCTTTCCGGCGGTGAGGCCTTCGTGCCGCCCGGCGCCAATGCGGATGGCGCGATCTTCATCGGTGGCAGCGCCGATGCGCCCCGGGTGGGTGATCTGCGCATCACTTGGCGCGCGGTGAAGCCCGAGGCGCTCTCCGTCATCGCGGCGCAGCTGGGCGATGGCTTCGGCCCCTATGCCACCCGTGCTGGGGATCGCCTGTTCCGGCTGGATCAGGGGCGCGTGCCAGCGGCCGCCATGATCCAGGCAGCCCAGGATGAGAATGCGATGCTCACCTGGATCCTGCGGCTTGTGGGGGTGGTGGTGATCTTCATCGGCTGGTCGCTGATCTTCAATCCGCTCAAGGTGCTGGCGGATGTCGTGCCTTTCATCGGCAGCATCGTCGGGTTTGGTACGGGCCTGATTTCCGCCATTCTCACCATGATCGTCGCACCCACCATCATCGCCATCGCCTGGCTGTTCTACCGGCCCTTGGTGGGGGTGCTGATCCTGGCCATCGGCCTGGCCATCGCCTTCGGACTGACACGGCTGCGCCGCGCCCGGCCAGCCATACAAGGAAAACCTGCATGA
- a CDS encoding ABC-F family ATP-binding cassette domain-containing protein: MAAPPLLLLDSIRFTLGNSPILSGAGLSVSPGERLALVGRNGSGKSTLLRIAAGELEAEGGTRFLQPGATMRYLPQEPDLSAHATVEDYVMSGLGPSDDPYRARALMEGLGLTGQEGTERLSGGEARRAALARTLAPEPDILLLDEPTNHLDLPAIEWLEGALAGLRGALVLISHDRRFLSRLSRATLWLDRGATRRLDRGFGEFEAWREEQLELEEQAAHKLGRQIVREEHWLRHGVSGRRKRNMRRVGELQALRQARRERIKPTGTVLMQAAEASSSGQLVITAEGVEKSWGEQPILRNFSTRIIKGDRIGIVGANGAGKTTLLNILIGKLAPDAGTVKLGSNIAMAALDQLRATLDPNRTLADTLTDGSGDQVWVAGKPRHVIGYMQDFLFIPEQARTPVSKLSGGERGRLLLARALAAPSNLLVLDEPTNDLDLETLDLLEDMLAEYAGTVLLVSHDRDFLDRVCTGIIMSEGDGRWQDYAGGYSDMLAQRGDGVAARSAAKPQREGQMARAAANSGASRKMSFKDQHALATLPGAMEKLQKEVAVLRNWLADPGLYTRDPKGFASRTAALAEREAALATAEEEWLRLEMLREEIKG; this comes from the coding sequence ATGGCCGCACCCCCGCTTCTCCTGCTCGACAGCATTCGCTTCACCCTGGGCAATTCGCCCATCCTCTCCGGCGCCGGGCTTTCGGTCTCCCCCGGCGAGCGCCTGGCGCTGGTCGGCCGCAATGGCAGCGGCAAATCCACCCTGCTGCGCATCGCCGCCGGCGAGCTGGAGGCAGAGGGCGGCACGCGCTTCCTCCAGCCCGGGGCCACGATGCGCTATCTGCCGCAGGAGCCCGACCTCTCCGCCCATGCCACGGTGGAGGATTACGTGATGTCGGGCCTCGGCCCCTCCGATGACCCCTATCGCGCCCGCGCCCTGATGGAAGGCCTCGGCCTCACCGGCCAGGAGGGCACCGAGCGGCTTTCCGGCGGCGAGGCCCGCCGCGCGGCGCTGGCCCGCACCCTGGCGCCCGAGCCCGACATCCTGCTGCTGGACGAGCCGACGAACCACCTCGACCTGCCCGCCATCGAGTGGCTGGAAGGCGCGCTGGCTGGCCTGCGCGGCGCGCTCGTGCTGATCAGCCATGACCGGCGCTTTCTCTCGCGCCTTTCGCGCGCCACGCTCTGGCTGGATCGTGGTGCCACGCGCCGGCTGGATCGCGGCTTCGGCGAATTCGAGGCCTGGCGCGAGGAGCAGCTCGAACTGGAGGAGCAGGCGGCGCACAAGCTCGGCCGGCAGATCGTCCGGGAGGAGCATTGGCTGCGGCACGGCGTCTCCGGCCGGCGCAAGCGCAACATGCGCCGCGTGGGCGAATTGCAGGCGCTGCGCCAGGCGCGGCGCGAACGGATCAAGCCAACCGGCACGGTGCTGATGCAGGCGGCCGAGGCGTCCTCCTCCGGCCAATTGGTCATCACCGCGGAGGGCGTGGAGAAATCCTGGGGCGAGCAGCCCATCCTGCGGAACTTCTCCACGCGCATCATCAAGGGGGACCGCATCGGCATCGTCGGCGCCAATGGCGCGGGCAAGACGACGCTGCTGAACATCCTGATCGGCAAGCTGGCGCCGGATGCCGGCACGGTGAAGCTCGGCAGCAATATCGCCATGGCGGCGCTGGATCAGCTGCGCGCGACACTCGACCCCAACCGCACCCTGGCCGACACGCTCACCGATGGCAGTGGCGACCAGGTCTGGGTGGCGGGCAAGCCGCGCCATGTCATCGGCTACATGCAGGATTTCCTGTTCATCCCCGAACAGGCGCGCACGCCGGTCAGCAAGCTTTCCGGCGGAGAGCGGGGGCGGCTGTTGCTGGCGCGCGCGCTGGCCGCGCCCTCCAACCTGCTGGTGCTGGATGAGCCGACGAACGACCTGGATCTGGAAACGCTCGATCTGCTCGAGGACATGCTGGCCGAATATGCCGGCACGGTGCTGCTGGTCAGCCATGACCGCGATTTCCTGGACCGCGTCTGCACCGGCATCATCATGTCCGAGGGGGATGGCCGCTGGCAGGATTACGCGGGCGGCTATTCCGACATGCTGGCCCAGCGCGGTGACGGGGTGGCGGCGCGCAGCGCGGCCAAGCCCCAGCGCGAGGGCCAGATGGCGCGTGCGGCGGCCAATAGCGGCGCCTCACGCAAGATGAGCTTCAAGGACCAGCACGCGCTGGCCACCCTGCCCGGCGCCATGGAGAAGCTGCAAAAGGAAGTCGCCGTCCTGCGCAACTGGCTGGCTGATCCGGGCCTCTACACGCGTGACCCGAAGGGCTTCGCCAGCCGCACGGCGGCCCTCGCCGAGCGGGAGGCCGCGCTGGCCACCGCCGAGGAGGAATGGCTGCGGCTGGAAATGCTGCGCGAGGAGATCAAGGGTTGA
- a CDS encoding polysaccharide deacetylase, which translates to MAKDIICAFSVHCDAVAGWLGSYMGDDSPGDISRGVFAAEVGMPRILKLFERFGLKQSFFIPGHTIESWPHITDMVAKAGHEIGLHGYSHENPLALSRLQEEAIFDKCIGLIEKHWGRKPAGYVAPWWEVSATSIEILIERGIAYDHSLMHDDAQPYYVRTGDAWTPIDYTQPAESWMKPFTKGTETSLVEIPASWYLDDLPPMMFIKKFPNSHGYVSPHALEQIWRDHFDFIYREYDYAVVPMTIHPDVSGRPQVLLMLERLISHMQRQPGVRFLPLEEVVRDFKRRSPR; encoded by the coding sequence ATGGCCAAGGACATCATCTGCGCTTTCAGCGTGCATTGTGACGCCGTCGCCGGCTGGCTGGGCAGCTATATGGGCGATGACAGTCCGGGCGATATCAGCCGCGGCGTCTTCGCGGCCGAAGTGGGGATGCCGCGCATCCTGAAGCTGTTCGAGCGGTTCGGCCTCAAGCAAAGCTTCTTCATCCCCGGCCACACCATCGAGAGCTGGCCGCACATCACGGACATGGTGGCCAAGGCCGGGCATGAGATCGGCCTGCATGGCTACAGCCACGAAAACCCCCTGGCACTGAGCCGCCTGCAGGAGGAAGCGATCTTCGACAAGTGCATCGGCCTGATCGAGAAGCATTGGGGCCGCAAGCCCGCCGGCTATGTCGCCCCCTGGTGGGAGGTGAGCGCCACCAGCATCGAGATCCTGATCGAGCGCGGCATCGCCTATGACCACTCCCTCATGCATGACGATGCGCAGCCCTACTACGTCCGCACCGGCGATGCCTGGACGCCGATCGACTATACCCAGCCGGCCGAGAGCTGGATGAAGCCCTTCACCAAGGGCACCGAGACGAGTCTCGTGGAAATTCCGGCCAGCTGGTACCTGGATGACCTGCCGCCGATGATGTTCATCAAGAAATTCCCGAACAGCCATGGCTATGTCAGCCCGCATGCGCTCGAACAGATCTGGCGGGATCACTTCGACTTCATCTATCGCGAATATGATTATGCCGTGGTGCCGATGACCATCCATCCCGATGTCTCCGGCCGGCCACAGGTGCTGCTGATGCTTGAACGCCTGATCAGCCATATGCAGCGCCAGCCTGGCGTGCGCTTCCTGCCACTCGAGGAGGTGGTGCGCGATTTCAAGCGCCGCTCCCCGCGTTGA
- a CDS encoding cytochrome P450, whose translation MTTTEDFIPPRPAAPPRFPRGLRALRASATDLLSLFPETAFRHRMMPFSAISQRVLIVNEPEMVRRVFITGRAEFEAKSRHFRQALEPVIGDSMFLNSGEIWLTRRALMAKLLHPSRTAGFHPVFVRGAEELAAAWNGRVDVAAGFAAATALAVMRALFGEAAKPEDAARLARSFTAYEGAVLAVDFAHVFGLPERLTGWQWRTARKHARDIRAICAASIAAAGPNPGGLFGGLRAALGEHGQALLDPTQLINEVAMLLLAGSETSANVLTWALYLIARHAPTRERLRAEHAAVLGGRAPEVADLNALPFTKAVIQEAMRLYPPVPYLSREAARAERIAGIQVQAGETVMAMPWLLHRNSHLWEAPHAFRPQRFLPEAPQKPPQFGYLPFSIGPRVCAGASFAMAEMMVFLAVLLPRLDFTLAQDTAPVPRARLTLRPKGGMPLTVARRQPSPA comes from the coding sequence ATGACCACCACCGAAGACTTCATCCCCCCGCGCCCGGCCGCCCCGCCGCGCTTCCCGCGTGGGCTGCGCGCGCTGCGCGCCTCGGCCACGGACCTGCTCAGCCTCTTCCCCGAGACCGCCTTCCGCCATCGGATGATGCCCTTCAGCGCCATCTCCCAGCGCGTGCTGATCGTCAACGAGCCCGAGATGGTACGCCGGGTCTTCATCACCGGCCGCGCCGAATTCGAGGCAAAGAGCCGGCATTTCCGCCAAGCGCTGGAACCCGTGATCGGGGACAGCATGTTCCTCAACAGCGGGGAGATCTGGCTGACCCGCCGGGCGCTGATGGCCAAGCTGCTGCACCCCTCCCGCACAGCCGGCTTTCATCCGGTCTTTGTGCGCGGCGCCGAGGAGCTGGCCGCCGCCTGGAATGGCCGCGTGGATGTCGCGGCGGGATTTGCCGCCGCCACCGCCCTTGCCGTGATGCGCGCCCTGTTCGGCGAGGCCGCGAAACCGGAAGATGCCGCCCGGCTGGCCCGTAGCTTCACCGCCTATGAGGGCGCTGTCCTCGCCGTGGATTTCGCCCATGTCTTTGGCCTGCCCGAACGCCTGACCGGCTGGCAATGGCGCACCGCCCGCAAGCATGCGCGCGATATCCGCGCCATCTGCGCGGCCAGCATCGCCGCGGCCGGCCCCAATCCCGGCGGGCTGTTCGGCGGGTTGCGGGCGGCGCTGGGCGAGCATGGGCAGGCCCTGCTGGACCCCACGCAACTCATCAACGAGGTGGCGATGCTGCTGCTGGCGGGCAGCGAGACTTCGGCCAATGTGCTGACCTGGGCGCTCTACCTCATCGCGCGCCACGCCCCGACAAGGGAGCGCCTGCGGGCCGAGCACGCGGCGGTGCTGGGCGGCCGCGCGCCCGAGGTGGCCGATCTCAACGCGCTGCCCTTCACCAAGGCGGTGATCCAGGAGGCGATGCGCCTCTATCCGCCCGTGCCCTATCTCTCGCGGGAGGCGGCCCGCGCGGAACGCATCGCGGGAATCCAGGTCCAGGCGGGGGAGACGGTGATGGCCATGCCCTGGCTGCTGCACCGCAACTCCCATCTCTGGGAGGCGCCGCACGCCTTCCGGCCGCAGCGCTTCCTGCCCGAGGCGCCGCAGAAGCCGCCGCAATTCGGCTACCTGCCCTTCAGCATCGGGCCGCGGGTCTGCGCCGGCGCCTCCTTCGCCATGGCCGAGATGATGGTCTTCCTGGCGGTTCTGCTGCCTCGCCTGGATTTCACCCTGGCCCAGGATACGGCACCGGTGCCGCGTGCCCGGCTGACGCTGCGCCCCAAGGGCGGCATGCCCCTGACGGTGGCGCGGCGCCAACCTTCTCCCGCATAG
- a CDS encoding YeeE/YedE family protein: MMRSWPGLLLLTGGAAWLWQAQGGRMAALWLVGAALGLTLFQSSFSFAGAFRRLLAERRGAGLRAQLVLLGLACCLSLPVIEAGALFGQPVRGFVFPVGWGLLLGAFLFGIGMQLGGGCASGTLTTAAGGQGARMWVTLATFIAGATFAAYDAERWMEWPALAPISLLQAFGAWPALVISLGMLGLAWAAALWVERRRHGLAEPLAWRGAGLFRFPWPPLWGAVGLAALGFATLLLAGRPWAITAAFPLWGSRAIAALGWDEPAFWPYWEDPTRTEALLRPLLADRMTVMDLGLMAGAFLAAGLAGRRGAWGWPRPRPALASLLGGLLLGYGAVLAFGCNISAFLGGILSGSLHGWVWIIPALIGNAVGITLRPAFHLEIARH, from the coding sequence ATGATGCGATCCTGGCCGGGGCTGCTTCTGCTGACCGGCGGCGCGGCCTGGCTCTGGCAGGCGCAGGGCGGGCGGATGGCGGCCCTCTGGCTGGTCGGTGCAGCCTTGGGGCTGACGCTGTTCCAGTCGAGCTTCAGCTTCGCCGGGGCCTTTCGCCGCCTGCTGGCCGAGCGGCGCGGGGCCGGACTGCGGGCGCAGCTGGTGCTGCTCGGCCTGGCCTGCTGCCTCAGCCTGCCGGTGATCGAGGCGGGGGCACTGTTCGGCCAGCCGGTGCGGGGCTTCGTGTTTCCCGTGGGGTGGGGGCTGCTGCTGGGCGCCTTCCTGTTTGGCATCGGGATGCAGCTGGGCGGGGGCTGCGCCTCCGGCACGCTCACCACGGCGGCGGGCGGACAGGGCGCGCGGATGTGGGTCACGCTGGCCACCTTCATCGCCGGCGCCACCTTCGCCGCCTATGACGCCGAGCGCTGGATGGAGTGGCCGGCCCTGGCGCCCATCTCCTTGCTGCAGGCATTCGGTGCCTGGCCGGCCCTGGTCATCAGCCTGGGCATGCTTGGCCTCGCCTGGGCCGCGGCGCTGTGGGTGGAACGCCGCCGGCATGGCCTGGCGGAGCCGCTGGCATGGCGGGGGGCGGGGCTGTTTCGCTTTCCCTGGCCGCCGCTTTGGGGGGCGGTCGGCCTGGCGGCGTTGGGCTTCGCCACGCTGCTGCTGGCTGGGCGGCCCTGGGCCATCACGGCGGCTTTTCCGCTCTGGGGCTCCCGCGCCATCGCCGCACTGGGCTGGGATGAACCGGCCTTCTGGCCCTATTGGGAGGACCCGACCCGCACCGAGGCGCTGCTGCGCCCCCTGCTGGCGGACCGGATGACAGTGATGGATCTCGGCCTCATGGCGGGCGCCTTCCTTGCGGCCGGGCTGGCGGGGCGGCGGGGCGCGTGGGGCTGGCCGCGCCCCCGGCCGGCCCTGGCCTCGCTGCTGGGCGGGTTGCTGCTGGGCTATGGGGCTGTGCTGGCCTTCGGCTGCAATATCAGCGCCTTTCTGGGCGGTATTCTCTCCGGTAGCCTGCATGGCTGGGTCTGGATTATCCCAGCATTGATCGGGAATGCTGTAGGAATTACGTTGCGTCCGGCCTTTCATCTGGAAATTGCGCGCCATTAG